DNA sequence from the Chrysiogenia bacterium genome:
CACCGGCACCGAAGCCGATGACATCCTTGCCCTCGGCGCGAAGCTGCTTGGCCTTGGCCGTGATGGCCAGTGTCGGGGAGGGCTGAATCGCCTTGGCGCGATCACTCAGACGAACTTCCATGGGTAGCGAATCTCCTGATGCTGGGAGGAATTTGGGAAGCAGGTGCGCGCGGCGCCGGGCGGCTCACGCGCACGAATCTCAGTCTTTGGGAGCGAGCTTTTCCTTGAGCGCGGCTTCCACCTGTGGGGAAACCATTCCCTTTGTATCACCGCCCAGGGTGATGATCTCGCGAATGATGCTCGAGGAAAGGTGCGAGTAGTGCGCGTCGGTCATCATGAAGACCGTGTCGACGTTTTCCTTGAGCAGCCGGTTGGCCTGGGCCATCTGGAGCTCGGACTCGAAATCCGAGACCGTGCGGATGCCGCGCAGCACGGTGGTGTATCCGCTCTTGTCCATGTAATCGACCAGCAATCCCTGGAAACTGTCGACCGAGACATTGGGGCGGTCTGCCACCAGCCCGTTGAGCAGGCTCACGCGTTCCTCGCGGCTGAATAGCCCGTGCTTGGAAACATTGATCGCCACCGCCACGATCACGCGATCGAAAACCTCGGCCGCGCGGTCGATGATGTTCAGGTGTCCCATCGTCGGCGGGTCGAAGGAACCCGGGTAGACGGCGATGCGCTCTTTGTTGGGGGTGGGACTCACTGCGTGTCTTTCTCGTAGAAATCGACGGCCGTGTCACCGTAGGAACGCGAGCGGGTGAGCTCGAGTCCCGGGGGCGTCTCAGGCGCCGGATTGCGGGCACTTCGCTCGATAATCACCAGCGCGCCCGGCGCCACTTTAGCCGAGCGGGCAATGAGATCAAGGATTTCCGCATCCTTGCCCAGACCGTAGGGAGGATCGGCGAAGACGAGCCCGCAGGCGCTTTCCGGTTCTCCGGGCGCCGCCAACCAGCCCAGCACGTCGCTCTCGACCAGCCGCGCCTGCTCACCGGCCGCAAGGCTCTCGATGTTCTTGCGAATGACCGCCGCCGCCCGGCGGCTCGACTCCACCAGGGTGAGCCGCCCCGCCCCGCGCGAGAGGGCCTCAAAACCCAGGGCGCCCGTTCCGGCGAAGAGATCGGCCACGTGGAGGCCCTCGAAGTCTTCTTCGCGCTTCAAAAGCGCCGCGTGCACCGCCGAGAACACGGCCTCGCGCACCCGGTCGGTGGTCGGGCGCACGTTGGGGGCCCGAAAGGCCGCGAGCTGCCGCCCGCCCCATTTTCCGGCGATGATCCGCATGCCGCACTCCATAAACCACGCGGCGGCGCCGGTCCATCGGCCCCGGGACGCGGCCTGCGGCAACAATCTGGCGGCGCGGGCGGGCGGGCCTTGCTTGGGCGCCCCCGCGCGGTTAGAAAGGGCGCTGGGAACCGCCCAGGGATCCGCAAGGGGAATACCGATGAGCCAGACCGATCCGCTCCGCTATTTTCGCAGGGCACACTTCAGCACCGGCGAGATCGCCCGCGTCCGCACTTTCGTCCGTGAGAACGGCACGAGCATGATCCTGCCCTATGACCAGTTCATCGAGCACGATTGCCGCCATCTCGAAGCAGAGGCCAAGGGCGCCAACCCCGCGCGCCCGGAATCGATTCTCGAACTGGGCGAGCGCGCGAAGTTCAACGCCGTTGCCTTCCACATCGGCATTTCCGAGCGCTACTGGAGCAAGGCCGAGGGACGGCTGCCGCTCATCCTCAAGATCAACGGCAAGACGAGCATCCCCTCTGACGACAGGGCTCTTTCGACCTATACCTCTTCGATTGAAGACGCCGTGCGCCTTGGCGCCGTGGGCGTGGGTTACACCCTCTATTATGGATCGCCCCGCCAGGACGAAGACCTCCCGCAGCTCGCCCAGGTCCGCAAGGCCTGTGAGCGCTTCGGACTGCCGCTGATCATCTGGGCCTACCCGCGCGGCGAGGCCATGGAGGCCAAGGGCGGCCGCGACACTTCCTACGCCCTTGAATCGGCCGCGCGTCTGGCCATGGAGATGGGCGCGACCATCGTGAAGTCGAACCTTCCCT
Encoded proteins:
- the rsmD gene encoding 16S rRNA (guanine(966)-N(2))-methyltransferase RsmD, with amino-acid sequence MRIIAGKWGGRQLAAFRAPNVRPTTDRVREAVFSAVHAALLKREEDFEGLHVADLFAGTGALGFEALSRGAGRLTLVESSRRAAAVIRKNIESLAAGEQARLVESDVLGWLAAPGEPESACGLVFADPPYGLGKDAEILDLIARSAKVAPGALVIIERSARNPAPETPPGLELTRSRSYGDTAVDFYEKDTQ
- a CDS encoding fructose-bisphosphate aldolase; protein product: MSQTDPLRYFRRAHFSTGEIARVRTFVRENGTSMILPYDQFIEHDCRHLEAEAKGANPARPESILELGERAKFNAVAFHIGISERYWSKAEGRLPLILKINGKTSIPSDDRALSTYTSSIEDAVRLGAVGVGYTLYYGSPRQDEDLPQLAQVRKACERFGLPLIIWAYPRGEAMEAKGGRDTSYALESAARLAMEMGATIVKSNLPSSPKADFVSNEKIPSYYRELEADHLSKLSPAEQKTERARRVVQATQGIPVLFSGGGGKTDADVIENARACAQGGCFGFIIGRNSWKRPMDEALKLVDQVRNVLDEAQ
- the coaD gene encoding pantetheine-phosphate adenylyltransferase; translated protein: MGHLNIIDRAAEVFDRVIVAVAINVSKHGLFSREERVSLLNGLVADRPNVSVDSFQGLLVDYMDKSGYTTVLRGIRTVSDFESELQMAQANRLLKENVDTVFMMTDAHYSHLSSSIIREIITLGGDTKGMVSPQVEAALKEKLAPKD